A region of Gammaproteobacteria bacterium DNA encodes the following proteins:
- the ribB gene encoding 3,4-dihydroxy-2-butanone-4-phosphate synthase has product MNSTEEIINDIRQGKMVVILDDEDRENEGDLIMAASCVRPEDINFMARYGRGLVCLTLTRERCEQLNLPLMVSGTDAKHATNFTLSIEATKGITTGISAADRATTVQAAIAASAKPSDISQPGHIFPVMAQPGGVLARAGHTEGGCDFARLAGLEPAAVIVEILNDDGTMARRPDLELFAKQHNLKMGTIADLIHYRTQHEKNIERVATCPFETEFATFKLTAYRDTLHQSLHFALTLGDITPTQPTLVRVHIQDSLTDILGELHNKKLALRTALQRIADEKYGALVLLRLPENENELIKRIQNIQLKQQGINLPTPPVGEDLRLYGLGAQILNDLGVRKMRILGSQKKLHGLSGFGLEVTEYIK; this is encoded by the coding sequence ATGAACAGCACTGAAGAAATTATTAATGACATCCGCCAAGGAAAAATGGTCGTTATTCTGGATGACGAAGATCGTGAAAATGAAGGCGATTTAATCATGGCCGCCAGTTGCGTACGCCCTGAAGATATTAATTTCATGGCTCGATATGGGCGAGGCCTGGTTTGCCTGACATTAACCCGTGAGCGCTGCGAGCAACTGAACCTGCCGCTCATGGTCAGCGGTACAGACGCAAAACATGCGACCAACTTCACGCTCTCCATTGAAGCGACAAAAGGGATCACCACAGGAATCTCAGCGGCTGATCGAGCCACCACCGTGCAAGCCGCGATTGCGGCTAGTGCAAAACCTTCAGACATCAGCCAGCCCGGTCACATATTCCCTGTCATGGCACAGCCCGGCGGTGTGCTTGCCCGAGCTGGCCATACTGAAGGTGGCTGCGACTTTGCCAGACTGGCAGGTTTGGAACCCGCAGCCGTCATCGTCGAAATACTCAATGACGATGGCACCATGGCACGCCGCCCAGACCTGGAGCTGTTTGCAAAGCAACACAACTTGAAAATGGGCACGATTGCCGACTTGATTCATTATCGTACCCAGCATGAAAAAAATATCGAAAGAGTGGCGACATGCCCATTTGAAACAGAGTTTGCCACGTTCAAACTCACCGCCTACCGTGACACTCTGCATCAGTCACTACACTTTGCATTAACGCTTGGCGATATCACACCCACTCAACCCACCTTGGTCAGAGTTCATATTCAAGACAGTCTCACTGATATATTAGGTGAGCTTCATAACAAAAAATTAGCCCTGCGCACCGCACTGCAACGCATTGCTGATGAAAAGTATGGCGCACTGGTTCTGCTCAGGCTGCCTGAAAATGAAAACGAGCTAATAAAACGCATTCAAAACATCCAACTAAAGCAACAAGGCATTAATCTGCCCACCCCGCCAGTCGGTGAAGATTTACGCCTTTACGGCTTAGGCGCACAAATACTTAATGACCTGGGCGTTAGAAAAATGCGTATACTGGGATCACAAAAAAAACTCCATGGTTTATCCGGCTTCGGACTGGAAGTCACTGAATATATCAAATAA
- a CDS encoding riboflavin synthase translates to MFTGIIQAVGKITSIEKTPNSQRLTVNTGNLDLTNTQLGDSIAVNGVCLTAVVLTEQSFSADVSNETIACTTLSVLSQGSPVNLEKALTPTTHLGGHLVSGHVDGIGTITARCQDGQSVRFTIKAPAELAKYIATKGSICIDGISLTVNTVNGAEFELNIVPHTLQETIIGHHKIGTAVNLEVDLIARYLERLILGEKAATPNSAGITSALLQEHGFIS, encoded by the coding sequence ATGTTTACAGGAATCATACAGGCCGTTGGTAAAATTACGAGTATTGAAAAAACGCCCAACAGCCAGCGCCTCACGGTTAATACCGGCAATCTGGATCTGACCAATACCCAACTGGGTGACAGCATTGCTGTCAATGGTGTTTGCCTGACCGCCGTGGTGCTCACCGAGCAAAGCTTTAGTGCAGACGTTTCCAATGAAACCATCGCTTGCACTACACTGTCTGTGCTTTCACAGGGAAGTCCTGTTAATCTGGAAAAAGCACTGACACCAACGACTCATTTAGGTGGGCATTTGGTCAGCGGCCATGTTGACGGCATCGGTACAATCACCGCGCGTTGTCAAGATGGTCAATCAGTACGCTTTACCATTAAAGCCCCCGCTGAACTTGCAAAATATATTGCCACAAAAGGTTCTATCTGTATTGATGGCATCAGCTTGACAGTCAACACCGTCAATGGCGCTGAATTTGAACTCAATATCGTTCCGCACACATTGCAGGAAACAATTATTGGCCACCATAAAATAGGGACTGCCGTGAACTTAGAAGTTGACTTGATCGCCCGCTACCTTGAGCGTTTAATATTAGGCGAAAAAGCTGCCACTCCAAACAGTGCGGGCATCACAAGTGCTCTCCTGCAAGAGCATGGATTCATCTCATGA
- the ribD gene encoding bifunctional diaminohydroxyphosphoribosylaminopyrimidine deaminase/5-amino-6-(5-phosphoribosylamino)uracil reductase RibD: protein MASSSDFQYMAHALKLAERGLYTTDPNPRVGCVIVRDDKIVGEGWHQYAGQPHAEIHALKAAGNLAHGATAYVTLEPCCHHGLTPPCTDALIRVGIRRVVISMKDPNPVVSGCGIQELIQAGITVESGVSENSAEALNPGFISRMRKGRPFVRCKLAMSLDGRTAMASGESRWITSPAARKDVHRLRARSSAIITGINTILVDDPLLTARDVDADEFMQPLRVVVDTHLRIPESAKILTQEGRTIIATGSPDTEVTRQIVQHANIEVLQLPLKGQHVDLTALMDTLTIQQVNEVLVEAGSALSSGMLTAGLIDELIIYMAPHLMGSTAKPLFQLPGLSEMTDRIDLNITDIRAVGKDWRITAKVNNAAD from the coding sequence ATGGCATCCAGTAGCGACTTTCAATATATGGCTCATGCATTAAAGCTGGCCGAACGTGGTTTATACACCACAGACCCTAACCCTCGTGTGGGTTGCGTTATTGTGCGTGATGATAAAATTGTAGGTGAAGGCTGGCATCAATATGCTGGCCAGCCTCATGCTGAAATTCATGCACTTAAAGCTGCTGGAAATCTCGCTCATGGTGCGACGGCTTATGTCACTCTGGAACCTTGCTGCCATCACGGCCTGACTCCACCCTGCACTGATGCACTGATTCGCGTGGGAATTCGACGCGTTGTGATTTCAATGAAAGATCCAAACCCTGTTGTTTCAGGCTGTGGCATACAAGAGCTTATTCAAGCAGGCATAACAGTTGAGAGTGGTGTTTCAGAAAACAGCGCTGAAGCACTTAATCCAGGTTTCATTTCACGCATGCGAAAAGGCCGTCCCTTTGTACGCTGCAAACTTGCCATGAGCCTGGACGGACGGACAGCAATGGCCAGTGGAGAAAGTCGCTGGATCACCTCACCGGCAGCCAGAAAAGATGTGCACCGGTTACGCGCACGCAGCTCGGCAATTATTACCGGAATCAACACCATTTTGGTGGATGACCCGTTATTAACCGCTAGAGATGTTGATGCCGATGAATTCATGCAACCATTACGTGTTGTTGTCGATACGCATTTACGAATCCCTGAAAGTGCAAAAATACTGACTCAAGAAGGCCGCACAATTATTGCCACAGGATCACCGGACACCGAAGTCACACGCCAGATTGTTCAACACGCCAATATTGAAGTTTTGCAATTGCCGTTAAAAGGTCAGCATGTTGACTTAACCGCGCTCATGGATACACTGACAATACAACAGGTCAACGAAGTGCTTGTAGAGGCTGGCTCGGCGCTCAGCAGTGGCATGTTAACTGCTGGACTCATAGATGAACTCATCATCTATATGGCTCCTCACTTAATGGGCAGCACAGCAAAGCCTCTATTCCAATTGCCAGGTTTATCGGAAATGACTGATCGTATTGATCTAAATATTACGGATATACGCGCAGTTGGAAAAGATTGGCGAATCACTGCAAAAGTCAATAACGCTGCGGATTAA
- the nrdR gene encoding transcriptional regulator NrdR has protein sequence MRCPFCFKADTKVIDSRLTSEGDMVRRRRECLSCSERFTTYETAELVMPRIIKSDGCREPFNDEKLRTGILRALEKRPVSTESIDAALNRIKHQLRGSGEREVKSRTLGEWVMNELRELDEVAYVRFASVYLRFENVSAFREEVERLENK, from the coding sequence ATGCGCTGCCCATTCTGTTTCAAAGCTGATACCAAAGTCATTGATTCACGTTTAACGAGTGAAGGTGACATGGTGCGGCGGCGGCGAGAATGTCTTTCTTGCAGTGAGCGTTTCACAACGTATGAAACAGCTGAACTTGTCATGCCTCGCATCATCAAAAGTGATGGATGCCGTGAACCATTTAACGATGAAAAATTACGCACCGGTATTTTAAGAGCACTGGAAAAGAGGCCTGTTAGCACAGAAAGCATTGATGCTGCGCTTAATCGCATCAAACACCAGTTACGCGGCAGTGGTGAACGAGAAGTCAAATCTCGTACATTGGGCGAATGGGTTATGAATGAACTGCGAGAGCTGGATGAAGTTGCATATGTACGCTTTGCTTCCGTCTATCTTCGCTTTGAAAATGTCAGCGCTTTTCGTGAAGAAGTCGAACGTTTAGAAAACAAATAA